From one Colletotrichum destructivum chromosome 3, complete sequence genomic stretch:
- a CDS encoding Putative Zinc finger, RING-type, IBR domain, RWD domain, Zinc finger, RING/FYVE/PHD-type, with translation MDDSDDPRQDELGSLQAIFPEIQPDDRRPYCFTIELPVHPAKPVTVTFPAAANAEDTAAAQLIPGAEPRVDSHELSHLPAVVVRIDLPEGYPAGKPPNVSISTSPPWLTRDVTKKLEGDGQRLWEEMGRDMVAFTYIDHIQQASDDVFGMVDGNGTLEIDPSHKIAILDYDIEATRASFEKETFDCGICLDPKKGSVCHKMLDCGHIFCIQCLQEFYDNAITEGDLATVRCLAPNCSKERAEAGQSSGKGKKRKVKTSISPSELLQMGLSQETVTRYVTLKYKNELESDKNTIYCPRSWCQGAARSKKHRKPEGLEVVDESSDEDTEDEEGAEGQGGANGKKMKAFNSGDLLAICEDCGFAFCSRCYQSWHGEFYRCMPKRDQGELSAEEQASIDYINLHTTPCPTCGATAQKSHGCNHMICFRCASHFCYLCSAWLDPRNPYAHFNEQPNGKFTSCYMRLWELEAGDGDNVDYGFAGGAREAQNEAPEPVEIIDIVPEIEEPDDSESDTEADDVHPLPPPPAGGVAREGPLVLRIGADPAPRGGRGGAAGAEAAHGPVPPAAPPAPVNPARRGGPLVRGARGGRGNRGVDARGGRRQNPPRNQAHRVPVVNRNGEIGIGLVQDGELDPAQEAWIRRFVQMALDDEEDDSDEG, from the exons AtggacgacagcgacgacccGCGTCAAGACGAGCTTGGCTCCTTGCAGGCTATCTTTCCCGAGATTCAGCCCGACGACCGGCGCCCCTACTGCTTCACAATTGAACTACCGGTTCATCCCGCAAAgcccgtcaccgtcacgttccccgccgccgccaatgcCGAGGATACTGCCGCTGCCCAGCTGATCCCGGGCGCCGAACCCCGCGTCGATTCCCACGAGCTCTCTCacctccccgccgtcgtggtCCGCATCGACTTGCCCGAGGGCTACCCGGCAGGGAAGCCGCCTAACGTCAGTATAAGCACATCGCCACCGTGGCTTACCAGGGACGTCACAAAGAAGTTggagggcgacggccagCGACTATGGGAGGAAATGGGCCGCGATATGGTCGCCTTCACGTACATTGACCACATCCAACAAGCGTCGGACGATGTTTTTGGCATGGTTGACGGGAATGGCACTCTGGAGATTGACCCGTCGCACAAGATCGCCATCTTGGACTACGACATAGAGGCTACTCGAGCTTCGTTTGAGAAGGAGACTTTTGATTGCGGCATCTGTCTAG ATCCCAAGAAAGGTTCCGTGTGCCACAAAATGCTCGACTGCGGACACATATTCTGTATCCAATGCTTGCAGGAATTCTATGATAATGCCATTACAGAGGGAGACCTGGCAACCGTCCGCTGTCTTGCTCCGAATTGCTCCAAAGAGCGCGCCGAGGCAGGGCAGAGCTcgggcaagggcaagaaaCGCAAGGTCAAAACGTCCATCAGCCCCAGTGAACTGCTGCAGATGGGCCTATCCCAGGAGACGGTGACTCGTTACGTGACCCTCAAGTACAAGAATGAGCTCGAGTCCGACAAGAACACCATATACTGCCCCCGATCGTGGTGCCAGGGCGCTGCGAGATCCAAAAAGCACAGGAAACCTGAGGGGCTGGAGGTTGTCGATGAGAGTTCGGACGAGGATAcggaggacgaagaaggcgccgAGGGGCAGGGCGGCGCGAACGGCAAGAAGATGAAGGCTTTCAACAGCGGAGACCTACTGGCCATTTGCGAGGACTGCGGCTTCGCCTTTTGCAGCCGCTGCTACCAGTCATGGCATGGCGAGTTCTACCGCTGCATGCCAAAACGGGATCAGGGCGAGctctcggccgaggagcaggcCTCGATCGACTACATCAACCTGCACACGACGCCATGCCCGACATGCGGAGCCACGGCGCAGAAGAGCCACGGGTGCAACCACATGATTTGCTTCCGCTGCGCCTCGCACTTTTGCTATCTATGCTCGGCCTGGCTAGACCCCAGGAACCCATATGCCCACTTTAACGAACAGCCCAATGGCAAGTTCACGTCGTGCTACATGCGCCTTTGGGAGCTCGAAGCCGGTGATGGCGACAATGTCGACTATGGCTTCGCTGGCGGTGCGCGAGAGGCGCAGAACGAGGCCCCCGAGCCCGTCGAGATCATCGACATTGTCCCTGAGATCGAGGAGCCGGACGATAGCGAGTCAGATACAGAGGCGGATGACGTCCACCCGCTACCGCCCCCTCCGGCGGGCGGTGTTGCGCGAGAGGGACCGCTCGTTCTGCGTATCGGAGCCGACCCCGCTCctcgcggcggtcgaggggGAGCAGCGGGAGCGGAAGCAGCCCACGGTCCTGtcccgccggccgcgccaccggcgccggtcAACCCCGCTAGACGAGGTGGCCCTCTAGTGCGAGGCGCACGTGGTGGGCGTGGAAACAGAGGCGTTGATGCTCGTGGCGGTCGGCGGCAGAACCCGCCGAGAAACCAGGCGCACCGGGTGCCCGTCGTCAACAGGAACGGGGAGATCGGTATCGGCTTGGTCCAAGATGGTGAGCTCGACCCGGCGCAGGAGGCCTGGATCAGACGCTTCGTGCAGATGGCCCtggacgatgaggaagacgacagcgacgagggATGA
- a CDS encoding Putative phosphatidic acid phosphatase type 2/haloperoxidase, whose translation MDQDTRPLASLSLTHVYYDPDDPLSFLCAWLALLPQALCIVYATLIWSTREVEIALMFAGQLGCEAINFALKRLIKEERPRRIHGKGYGMPSSHAQFVAYWSIFLALFLLVRHRPSSARRHHRPYSLVERVVVSAAALAIAAAVAWSRIYLDYHTVKQVLVGCLAGSVCAVGWFAVTAIARDLGLLAWGLQTPIARLFRFRDLVVEEDPCQAGWDKWEERRVEADQQKGK comes from the exons ATGGACCAAGACACGAGACCTCTAGCCTCGCTCTCCCTTACCCACGTTTACTAT GACCCCGATGACCCCCTCTCGTTCCTGTGCGCCTGGCTCGCCCTGCTCCCGCAGGCCCTATGCATAGTCTACGCGACCCTGATCTGGTCCACCCGCGAGGTCGAGATCGCCCTCATGTTCGCCGGCCAGCTGGGCTGTGAGGCCATTAACTTCGCACTCAAGCGCCTCATCAAAGAGGAGCGACCCCGCCGCATCCACGGCAAGGGCTACGGCATGCCCAGCTCCCACGCCCAGTTCGTCGCCTACTGgtccatcttcctcgccctgtTCCTGCTGGTCAGGCACCGGCCCTCGTCTGcgcggcggcaccaccgccCGTACTCGCTCGTCGAGCGCGTTGTTgtcagcgccgccgcgctcgccatcgccgccgcggtgGCCTGGAGCCGGATATACCTCGACTACCACACCGTCAAGCAGGTGCTGGTCGGGTGCCTGGCCGGGTCCGTGTGCGCCGTCGGCTGGTTCGCGGTCACGGCCATCGCGAGGGACCTAGGCCTCTTGGCTTGGGGCTTGCAGACCCCCATTGCGCGGCTTTTCAGATTCCGGGATCTCGTGGTGGAGGAAGACCCCTGCCAAGCTGGCTGGGACAAGTGGGAAGAGAGGCGCGTGGAGGCAGACCAACAGAAGGGCAAATAA